The following is a genomic window from Anas acuta chromosome 3, bAnaAcu1.1, whole genome shotgun sequence.
AAACACAAGGCACTAAAGAAATGTGGGAAAAAGCTTGTGGGGAGTGGAAATAGCTTTCATCAGGTCAACTGATATTAATTATGTAGTGAACGACAAATGCatctctttgcctttcttttgaATTTGACAGTAGATTTTATTCAGTGCACCCAGGTTCTTGGGCAGTTCAGAGGAAGCACTCCCTGCTTCCCCTACACCCTTCTGTGTTGTAGTCATTTTACAGTGACTCTTGCTTAATTGTCTTTTCTAGAGTGAACAGTCCCAGCTTTCACGGATTTTCTATGCCCAAGCCCTTTCTCTTTCTGGGGAGGACCAATCTTTCCACACAGTatcataactgaaaaaaataatggtggTCTGTGATGGGCAACATCGTAATTTTGGTATGGTTCTTCGTGTCAATCCTTGTGTAGCCTAGCAGCCTGATGGCTTTTATGTCTGGCACTTTGTATTTATAGAACTACCCATTTGGTTCTCTCAGTCACTTCAACGAGTTAATTTAGAGCTGTGTAAGAGAAATAAGTACCTTGTATATTACCCTTCTAAACATGAATTGCTTTATCAGGGTGAAATGTAGTCGGGTTTTGCCAGGGGATTAATTCAGAGATGTTTTTGCAGTCTGtgcattttttgtcttcttctgctttcttcccttccagaTCATCAACAAACACATTAAGCATTGGACCAAAACCAGAATCTTGCTATGTTCTGGTGCTTGCTTTCTGTAACAATGAGTatttacaaggaaaaagaaaacaaaaataaaccaaaggGCAGGAGAAGAACTAGATTACTTTCTCTGTCTCAATTCAATCTCATAAAATCctctttatattaaaatagCATCACTGGGGTAAATGGAAGCCTATCCCCAAATGACTGATTGTTAAGGGCCTACCTGGAGCTGCTCTCTGGTTGGCATAAGTATTTGGGGCAAAACAGGCAGACAACCAGTTCACACTCACTTCAGGAATCAGTGCTTCTCTCTGCATTAGCTGGGGGCAGGAATccaactgaaaattaaatgtcaGTGTTTTACAAGGACAATGAATTCCACCAATCCCCGTGCCAGAGGTGTTGCTTACAGAATACCATCATAACAAGAGAATTCccatttttctcactttttttttttttttttttttttttcccgggTCAAAATAATTCAGCACTGGTGTTTTATCTAACCTTTTCTCTAAGAGGAACTGAAGACAGACTTTTTATTCTAGATCTACCTTTCTCAAGCACTTCACAAACCCAGGAAAATATAGGATTTCtctgtgggaagggaagggaagggaagggaagggaagggaagggaagggaagggaagggaagggaagggaagggaagggaagggaagggaagggaagggaagggaagggaagggaagggaagggaagggaagggaagggaagggaagggaagggaagggaagggaagggaagggaagggaagggaagggaagggaagggaagaaaaagattatttcaaaACTAACAATTTTTCAAGCTGCTACACCTTAGTAATAATTAAAGCTACACAAATAAGAATCAGAAATGTAATATGCCTCATCATCCCATAATTATTGCTCAAAGTTTTTGCTACTACTTCAGCCTTTGCCAGCAAGTAACTAGATATGTATGACTCACTGTAACtttgggtatttttttgttattatgaAATCATCTGTGTCTTTCATTAAACTTTAAGGTAATATTTAAGTATTGCTTTATGTTTATCATTGtaacataaaagaaatattctatTTTCTCTAATaagatggaaattaaaaatcaatttctaaACCATCTCATTTtgtaaagtaatttaaaaagcaatgggATTGTCATTTTGGATTATATAACagaatatttcatgttttggaGCACACAATAGTATAGGAGTTATTTATTTAGTAGATTCAACCTAGTTTTCCAATGCAGctcatatattttttctcctgaccTTACTAACTCCATCTTTGTTGAAATGCAATATGAAAATACAGGAGGATCTGGTGTTTCCTATATGAATATGTACAAGGACCTGAGTATTTCCAAGTAGTGAAGTCCCCTTCCCCTATAGTCTAATGTCTCATTTGAACCTCTGCTGgcttgtggtggtgttttgttttgttttcacttcagtCTGCTGCCgaggaaggaaaatgcaggtAGCCCAACCTCCTTTTCCACACTTCCCTCATGCAATTGATAAGCTCTCAGAGATGCCAGCAGTTTTTGAAGTGGCTGAGAGCCATCTCATTTGGCATGATGCAGCAGTCCCCTCTTGTTGCTCACCTCCACCACGTGCAGTACATGAAATGTCTACTGAATAAGCAGCAACTCAAAGCACCCTTAGCAGCCACTGAGCTCTTCAATCAGTTTATCTCTGGAAATATTCATCCAGAGTTAGACCACATGTCAAAGAGTCTGTCAGAGGAGTTACAAGACTGTAAATCTGGTGGGACCCAACAAAATAAAGGAGACAACAGCACAATTTGCTTGCTATTAACTGTGCCTCTGTAACATCACAGTCTATCTCTAAGCTATATTTTCCACTGCATTGCAGGCTTGCAAAACTTTTAATGGAACAAGTTTTTCTGGCAGAAGAACactgatttttatctttaatgAGCAGCCTCTCTATCATTTAGCTTCAGGAAACAGCTTCCTGGTTGTAAACTGCTTGAGAGAGCTGACAGCCAGTCAACTTCAAAAGCAGCCAGTAGAGACTTTCTTGAAAAGTTTGGGAAGGAACTCAAAAATGCTGAGGGCTGCAGACAATGTTGTTATGGAGCAGGAGGGCTCTGCTTCCCGAAATGGAGAAATGACGAGTTGGGATATCAATGACATCAAACTTCCCCAGGTACGTGTCTGTGTCTTAGAAATTTATCCAGTTTTGATGAGTCTTCTCCACTTCAAAAATAACCTCaaactctctctctttcctctgcacCTTGTTGTCTTTATGCTTTTCATGACCATAAGTTATGGGACACTGTTTGGCTGAAGGGCTAGAAAACAGCCAGTAAAATAACAAAGTTTCCATGCATGTTCCCTTTAATATATTATTGAAAAAGCTGTTGATGCAGTAAATATAATGATGCTGCAGATACATCATTCTTCTAGTCCATTGCTGGATCAGATGCAGagaaggtgggaaaaaaaaatctcttgcttTGCATGCTCAACTGGAGACACCTGGGACTTGATTTTTGCTGTGGGAAGTGTTTTAGGAGAAGAGCACAGCACCCACAACTGCCTTGCAGCTCTGGGTGCTCAGCCTTGCTGCAGACCAGGCTGGCTTTTGGCATGGGGCAACGCTCTTTTTGGGCACCCAGGAAGATCTTGCCTCCTGAGACCTGGAAGTCTGTTTTGCAGAGATGTGCTGAGAGGCAGCATGGTggtctttccttccctttccttccctcagTCCTTTTCTTGTTCACCTACCCCAAAATCTCACCCATGCTCTCCACTGAAAACCCACAGTACCCTGCAACCCCAGTGTCATCTCCCTGTCTCTCGCCTTAGTACATTTGTGCCAgattcctcctgctgggctcCTTCACCATCCAGCTTCACCTTTCAACCCTGTCTTCTTACCTGATAACCAGTCTCCTCCCTACTCTCTCACTGTTTTTTGCCCAAAGCCTCCATGTTCCAGGCTACCTCCTTCGCTGTCCCCCACCCCAAGGTCACCTTCACCTGCGTTTCAGCCTGCAGGCTTCTTCCACACCCTTCCCAGTGCTCTCCAGTGGCTCCTGGAAGAAcacaggttgttttttgttttcttctcagttcATATTCTTACTTCTGTAATGGCTCTCAGTGGCTGGGatcagcatttttaaagaaagccctATTAAGTTTTTGTACCCCTGCTAGGATCAGCCTTTTACCTCCGAAAACATTAGAGGGCATGTTTCGTGCTTTACAGCTTactacatttgttttgtttttttttgcttagtcCACAgtagggaaaataaaacctgaCCAAGTTGTTCCTTGTGCTGGAATTCAAAAAAAATTGCTGGGAAGTTTTTCATGGCACTTAGGCCAAACAGAACCAAAATCCAGACTAAAAGACCTACAGATGTGGGAATAGCCTTGGTCTGATCCTGTATTTGCCCTTTTTCCAGCAAGTCGAGCCAAATCAAGCCAAGTGACTCAGCGTAACGCTGCTGTTAATGGCCTGGATGGCAAAATAGGAAAGTATGTGCTACTTTACGTCAGGTGCcccaccttccttcccctcctgggGCAGTCCTGCGCTGAGCTGGACCCACAGGTGGGTGagagcagcctgctggccaGGCTTTCCTGATGCTTTTGGGCTTGCAAggagccctggggagctcaatttttgtctttcttccctctgccaCTTTCTcctgggagctgagctgccagcCAAAACTGCTGCTGTGGTGCCAGAGTCACCCAGACTAGAGGAGACAGGCAGAAGGTCAAGTCTGCTGGCTCCTCCATGAGCTCTTCCCCGGCCTAACACCAGCTCTGGTGTCTTTGCAGGATGTGAGACAGACAGACTGGTTTCAGGAATGGCCGGATTCCTATGTGAAACACATCTATAGCTCAGAGGATAAAAACGCTCAGAGGCACCACAGTAGCTGGGCAATGAGAAACACCAACAACCACAACTCGCGCATCCTGAAGAAGTCCTGCCTTGGGGTGGTGGTCTGCGGCAACGACTGCTCGACCCTGGATGGAAGGAAAATCTACCTCAGGCCAGCCATATGCGATAAAGCTAGGCAGAAACAACAGAGTGAGTATGAGGATGGCTGCTCTTAAATGGCAGTCGATGAGTAAACGCAACATaaaccaaagcaaagcagaggaaacCCTTTGGATTGTCCAACCTCCCCTGTGCCACCCCTTACGTTCAAATGCAACTCTTGATTTTGGAAGAATGTGTTTTACATTTCAtactgctggggacagggatgttgtttgcttgtgtcttttagttttagtttttttttttttttcctttatttcttaatCTGTATTTCTGATGGAAACTGGCTAGAGGCTGATTTCTCAGGCCCATGAGAGAGGCTCCTGAGAAGGCTGTGCAGCGTAGGCAccttcctgctgtgctgttCCTGGTGACCTGAGTGGTGGCTTCATTATTTCATGGGCCCAATAGTGACTCAGGAGAGTCTTGCAGAAAAGAAGATGCTCGTAAACTATGATGACTGGAAAATAGGCCTCGTACCCACGTCACCAGAGACAAGAcagtgcaaacacagaaaatgagctGGACACACTTTCTTAATTAAACTATTCCAAACACTTCCTGGTTGCTCACTGGAGCTAGCACATACTGATTTCTGAAACTGACGAACATTTCAGCTAAACAAAGGTTTTACTCAGGCACTCACTGAGGTCAGTGATGTCCTCTAGAATAATCAGACAAGAACATATTTGACATTCCACTTCCAAGttaaaagaactgaaagaaaaaagaaaaaaacatgaaactcTGAAGGTAAAAGCCCTTTCTTTAGACATAATTGACCACActaaattagaataaaattataaCAGAAATAATCTTTGCCTGttatatttaataatgaaacagaatgaaggtaatttgtttgcttatgttaagttttatttgtttgaaagtTTTTTACGTAGTTTTTTCCTAGTGTAATTTCTAAGCTCCAGACTAGAAGTGGCAATCTACCACCAATGAACCCTTGTATTGGATGGGATTCACCTGTCTGGTGTTTCATAGGAACTATCTCCCACTGTTTTTGCTCCAGGGAAATGCTGTCCAAACTGCAATGGACCCCTGCGGCTCCTCTCCTGCCGAGGCCACGGTGGTTACCCCGTTACCAACTTCTGGAGGCATGAAGGCCAGttcatattttttcaggttGGTATAAGATTACCTTATATTATGCAGGTtcattttaaatactattttttatattaagGACATAGTTTGTTCCAACTAATAAGGGCCATTGAATATGACAAGGTCAAATGGTTGTAAGGACAAAAATTTTTCACAATGAGTGTGAAAGGTCCAGAGCAACCTCACCTAACTCTGAAGGTACCCCTGCTGGAGGTTGACTTAGATCTCCAAAGGTCTCCAACCTAAATTACTCTATACTTCTATCATTTTACAGcacattacatttttcatttgggCTCTCACCAAAACCTGTTGATTTTGAAGCACTTTGCCTCAGGTACATAGGAACAAACAAATGCTCAAGGAATCAGGACTGCCATGTTATATCAACCTCTCTGAGATACCATGAATAACCTCAGTATGAGGCTATCTCACAGGATTGTCCATGGAAAATGCCATCTATGCATTATATGCAACATATACCTGGAAAACAATGcttgcaaatttttatttaatgggcattttttggggggaagtcATACTCCCAGTTTAGTTCCACAAACACTGAGTTGTCTCCTGTTTTCCAGTCTTCTGGGTCTTTTTAGTTGTCTTTTGCTTACatgcaggtttaaaaaaatgattaattctCAGTTGAAAGTAATGGAAATTAATGCCCTGATAAACATGTCTGACGTCTAAGACTGAAAATGCCTGTAGGGGCATTGTAGCCAGGCTTCAGCTGACATTGTGCCTTCAATTGGGTCTCCAGTGTGGGGTGTCTCTTCTGCATATAAATGTGGTGTACTGGTTTATTGggattttattcctttaagGGAATTTCTGCCTCATCACACTTCCTTTGAGATCTCTTTGTTACCTGAGCTCACATTAAATAAGTCTTATTAAATACAAAGCATTAAATGAGgccatgtgtgtgtttttggccagtgcagaaaaaaaaatcctgctccCTTAAGTTCAATAACAAGGCTGTTGCTCACTTTAACATATCACAATTACTTTCTAAAGTCCAAAGGGGCACATGACCACCCACGTCCAGAAACAAAACTAGAAGCCGAAGCACGGAGGTCAGTCCAAAAAGCACAGACAACTTTTTCTCCACCTTCTCCAAGGTTAAAAAGACTCCAGGAGATCAAGGTAACTTTTATTATCAATAAATGAAATTGCAGGGTGAGGGAACCAACGTCCAACACACTTTACTGAGGAGGTTAGCTAGGCTTTGGTTTTGGTGGGAGCAGGCTTTATGTCTCTGCATACCTCCAGGTGAAGAAGAAGTAGAGGTGTCCTGAGCATCCTGCtcagctcagcactgctgtCAATTGCCAGCATCCCCCAGCCAGAGCCCCTTCTAatctggtggcagcaggagatTAAATCTATACTGATAAACAAAGCACAGGTGGAGGACTATCAATTCACTATTCACGTGGCCCTTGGCATGTTTTTGGCCAGTGTGAACTCATGGTTGTAGACAGTCTTTAGCCTCATCTTATTTAGTGGTGTGGACGTAGCTTTAGATTTCTAGctctttcctgttttaaaatgcaagagTTGTCTTTAGAAAATTTTCCTACGAGTGCTGTGTTAGCACTGCcctggaaattaaattatttataaataaatctggGAAGAAAGTAATTGGATATTTGGTCTAACCAGTATTGACACTTAAGGAGAATATTAGTAGGTTTTAATTGGAGTTAACTATACTATTGATTACAGCACCTCATGAGAAAATTGTAGCAACTGAACACTCAAAAACTGGGTAATGGCAATAACTGGGCTCAGGAGgaagatttgtgtgtgtgtgtgtacacatacataAACACACTGCATACTATTTTACAACTGAATACAATATACAATATCACCTATATTGTATGTCAATTTTATACTGAGTATGGGTGTGGAAGCACTTGTGGAAGAGAGCATCTACACAAATCCCATAGATCATTGTGTGCCTGATGGAGGGAACCACATAGAGCAGTG
Proteins encoded in this region:
- the GCM1 gene encoding chorion-specific transcription factor GCMa, producing the protein MLRAADNVVMEQEGSASRNGEMTSWDINDIKLPQDVRQTDWFQEWPDSYVKHIYSSEDKNAQRHHSSWAMRNTNNHNSRILKKSCLGVVVCGNDCSTLDGRKIYLRPAICDKARQKQQRKCCPNCNGPLRLLSCRGHGGYPVTNFWRHEGQFIFFQSKGAHDHPRPETKLEAEARRSVQKAQTTFSPPSPRLKRLQEIKSLTGEMPTQQALPLLLSKPDGYVLPASFGGHLSKSCPEQTPSSCFGQPPYLRAAGEDEEGRTQRAHGSSRTQAWSSTQHVPCVPPVSKGGHNPLRPSAGPSGEEICKRKGPLAYSSGCHIFPPPPYPPPQQGPCLVGSHHHHHHHHHHHHLPALLKGSQRDEEEAKHCTNPSYCNNDMFFNLYPLR